A genome region from Gigantopelta aegis isolate Gae_Host chromosome 3, Gae_host_genome, whole genome shotgun sequence includes the following:
- the LOC121389759 gene encoding cytochrome P450 4A24-like, which produces MIAIPGFLLVCAVLALVYYLRKWFPLFKQWRLWHAALDDTVPHLPLHWLFGSLPNIKSHRDLIHMHKPIINSGSKFFLWWLGPVRACVGVVHPDTVRHILKTSLPKCKSGAGYDLLKPWIGDGLLLSDGEKWERNRRLLTPAFHFDILRPYVKIYNQVAKTLTNKLARECEGGGYVEVCRPSGLATLDTMLQCSLSYKDNIQERGQSHPYVNAVERLSHLLLIRSLNIVYHYSYFIYGLTKNGKEFQALCDYAHSFSSKIINSRRTALQNDPDLLKRKHIDFLDILISARDENGKGLTDSEIQDEVDTFMFEGHDTTSSAISWILYCLGKYPEEQERVREEVLDVLGDREEIEWGDFAKMTYMPMFIRECMRMYPPVPAISRELTEDIEIEGVFLPKGVIIDIPIYNIHRNPHVWKDPEEFRPERFEPETFGARDPYCFVPFSAGPRNCIGQNFAMNEIKVFISHIVMKFHVKDDPKRTPVAVSEVVLRSEDGIYLNFTPRK; this is translated from the exons ATGATTGCTATTCCCGGGTTTCTGCTGGTGTGTGCGGTACTGGCCTTGGTGTATTATCTACGGAAATGGTTTCCGCTGTTCAAGCAATGGAGACTGTGGCATGCTGCATTGGACGACACCGTGCCTCATTTACCTCTCCATTGGCTCTTCGGAAGTCTGCCAAAT atAAAATCTCATCGTGATCTCATACATATGCATAAGCCGATCATCAATAGCGGGTCCAAGTTTTTTCTCTGGTGGCTGGGGCCGGTTCGGGCCTGTGTAGGGGTCGTGCACCCAGACACTGTGAGACACATCCTGAAAACCTCGCTACCCAAGTGTAAATCAGGGGCGGGGTACGACCTTCTCAAGCCATGGATAG GCGACGGGCTGTTGCTTAGCGACGGAGAGAAGTGGGAGAGGAACCGGCGACTGCTGACTCCGGCCTTCCACTTCGACATCTTGCGGCCTTATGTGAAGATTTATAACCAAGTCGCCAAAACGCTGACG AACAAGCTGGCCAGGGAGTGTGAAGGAGGGGGGTACGTGGAGGTGTGTAGACCCTCTGGTCTTGCCACCCTGGATACCATGCTTCAGTGTTCGCTATCATACAAGGACAACATCCAGGAGAGAGG CCAGAGTCACCCGTATGTGAATGCCGTGGAGAGGCTGTCCCACTTACTGCTAATCAGATCTTT gaACATTGTGTATCACTATAGTTATTTCATTTATGGGCTGACTAAAAATGGGAAGGAATTCCAGGCACTTTGTGACTATGCACACTCATTTTCATCGAAAATTATCAACAGCCGAAGAACTGCTTTG CAAAATGATCCTGATCTTCTGAAGCGAAAGCATATCGACTTTCTCGACATCTTGATCTCCGCGCGCGATGAAAACGGCAAGGGTCTGACTGACTCGGAGATACAAGACGAAGTGGACACGTTCATGTTCGAAG GCCATGATACAACGTCGTCTGCCATTAGCTGGATTCTGTACTGTCTAGGAAAGTATCCCGAGGAACAGGAGAGAGTTCGAGAAGAGGTACTCGACGTGTTGGGAGACAGAGAAGAAATTGAATG gGGCGATTTTGCTAAAATGACGTACATGCCAATGTTTATTCGAGAGTGCATGCGAATGTACCCACCAGTTCCTGCTATAAGCCGTGAACTGACAGAGGACATAGAGATTGAGGGAGTGTTCTTGCCTAAAGGAGTAATCATTGACATTCCTATCTACAACATACATCGCAACCCCCATGTGTGGAAGGATCCAGAG GAATTTCGACCAGAGAGATTCGAACCTGAAACTTTTGGCGCAAGAGATCCCTACTGTTTTGTCCCATTTTCGGCGGGCCCCAG AAACTGCATAGGTCAGAACTTTGCCATGAACGAAATCAAAGTGTTTATCAGTCATATCGTAATGAA ATTCCATGTGAAGGATGACCCCAAAAGGACGCCTGTTGCCGTCTCGGAAGTCGTACTCCGTTCAGAAGATGGCATTTACCTCAACTTTACACCACGGAAGTGA